In one Lolium rigidum isolate FL_2022 chromosome 3, APGP_CSIRO_Lrig_0.1, whole genome shotgun sequence genomic region, the following are encoded:
- the LOC124700687 gene encoding 40S ribosomal protein S29-like, translating to MGHENVWNSHPKNYGPGSRVCRVCGNSHGLIRKYGLMCCRQCFRSNAKEIGFIKYR from the exons atgggacACGAAAACGTCTGGAACTCGCACCCCAAGAACTACGGCCCCGGATCCAGGGTTTG ccGTGTCTGCGGCAACTCGCATGGCCTGATCCGGAAGTACGGGCTGATGTGCTGCAGGCAGTGCTTCCGCAGCAACGCCAAGGAAATCGGCTTCATCAAG TACcgttaa